In one Perca fluviatilis chromosome 7, GENO_Pfluv_1.0, whole genome shotgun sequence genomic region, the following are encoded:
- the LOC120561841 gene encoding dendritic cell-specific transmembrane protein — MLLSWIAIKQSLKDISYLAVDVFVTGERDGFRRTLTLLLTCSFSSLLLSSLLLLYLIFTVNYELAVAGLVAGFFGTLLTLALFLSKRVRCFGTLFVISIFMKKSRNLLLTAGTSLVVLRNIRNTLENITGLVRSMLCNLKAKKAAMLAPFSNYVKMLKWIGNILKGLTDLGVVNLDSQLKVTPRLESDELREKLSEAEQKLNVTVKCVQSLMNTVSSVSDKAFPAISFLVLTMFIALHIKNYCSDMKYENRFVSSRFVHFDEKQKTEGKPHVLPLTPEEEKLYTTVPSARPTTREGRAMLKFGVPVVSHFMAWVIFITVDALLYCFVDIVTTKLSELEPFHVPLLISIKGIATLIGIPLGEENHQKDFSYSVSLFEKKCLPKPKLLLYTSVVPLAAILLTLLIMALMAAKVAQLRLMVCEQFFSTAAEERVEYLHAKILRKRVKKKKGKNNCSLTSLYLKPHFWCPLLFRPKENPQHIV; from the exons ATGCTACTCTCGTGGATTGCAATAAAACAGAGCCTCAAGGATATCAGTTATCTGGCTGTGGATGTTTTTGTAACTGGTGAAAGGGATGGCTTCCGAAGAACTCTCACCCTCCTCCTCACCTGTAGCTTCTCCAGCCTCCTGCTCAGCTCCCTGCTCCTCCTCTACCTCATCTTCACCGTGAACTATGAGCTAGCGGTGGCGGGATTGGTCGCCGGCTTCTTTGGGACACTACTGACACTCGCCCTCTTTCTATCAAAGAGAGTAAGGTGCTTTGGGACTCTGTTTGTTATCTCCATTTTCATGAAGAAAAGTCGGAACCTGCTCCTGACCGCTGGGACTAGTTTGGTGGTTCTTAGAAATATCCGCAACACCTTGGAGAACATCACAGGCCTGGTCAGGAGTATGCTCTGCAACCTGAAGGCTAAGAAAGCTGCCATGCTCGCTCCGTTCAGTAACTATGTCAAGATGTTGAAGTGGATAGGAAACATTCTCAAGGGGCTGACAGACTTAGGGGTGGTGAACCTTGACTCCCAACTCAAAGTTACACCCAGACTGGAATCAGACGAACTCAGGGAGAAGCTCAGCGAAGCAGAGCAGAAGCTGAATGTAACAGTGAAGTGCGTGCAGTCCCTGATGAATACAGTCTCCTCTGTGAGCGATAAGGCGTTTCCTGCCATCAGCTTCCTCGTGCTCACGATGTTTATAGCGCTGCACATAAAGAACTACTGCAGCGACATGAAATACGAAAACAGGTTCGTGAGCAGCAGATTTGTTCACTTTGACGAGAAGCAGAAGACGGAAGGGAAGCCCCACGTCCTCCCCCTCACTCCAGAGGAAGAGAAGCTGTACACCACTGTCCCCTCGGCCCGTCCCACCACCAGAGAGGGGAGAGCTATGCTGAAATTTGGTGTTCCAGTCGTCTCCCATTTTATGGCTTGGGTCATATTTATAACCGTGGATGCCTTGTTGTATTGCTTTGTCGATATTGTAACAACAAAGTTATCAGAGCTGGAACCATTCCATGTCCCGTTGTTAATAAGCATCAAA GGGATTGCTACTTTAATAGGTATACCACTCGGTGAGGAAAACCACCAAAAAGATTTTTCCTACTCTGTGAGCCTCTTTGAGAAGAAGTGTCTTCCTAAACCCAAGCTGCTGCTCTATACCTCTGTGGTTCCTTTGGCTGCCATCCTGCTCACCCTGCTCATTATGGCTCTGATGGCTGCCAAAGTGGCCCAGCTCAGGCTCATGGTCTGTGAGCAGTTCTTCTCCACCGCTGCGGAGGAGAGAGTGGAGTACCTGCACGCCAAAATCCTGAGGAAGAgagtaaaaaagaagaagggaaAAAACAACTGCAGCCTCACGTCGCTCTATCTTAAG CCACATTTCTGGTGTCCGCTGCTCTTCAGGCCCAAAGAGAATCCACAACATATCGTGTGA